The nucleotide window GATGGAACATACTCCAATAGTACTCCCATGTCCCTTTATCAAGTGTTATATCAACTGTACCACTTGTTGGGAACCACATTAATCGGTATCCGAATATGAATACGAATATTAATGCTAATACGAATGTAGGTATTGCATAAGAGATAAAGCTATAAAGAGCAATTGTTTTATCGGCAATCGATTCTTGATAACGACCTGCAATGACCCCTAACGGTATAGCTATTGCATACACTAAAATAACACTCAGTAATGATAAAAGAAGCGTGTTCATACCACGGTCTCCAATAATATCTGCTACTGGTTTTTTAAATGTGTAACTTTGACCAAAGTCACCTTGCGCAGCATTCGCAATCCAATTGTAGTACTGTACATACCAAGGATCATTTAAGCCTGCTTTTTCACGTAATTCTTCAATAACTGATGGATCAGTTTCTGGTGTAATTAACCCTGTAAACGGATCTCCTGGCATTTGCTTCGCTAAAATGA belongs to Solibacillus sp. FSL R7-0682 and includes:
- the opp4B gene encoding oligopeptide ABC transporter permease, encoding MWKTIIRRFLIMIPQLFILSLLIFILAKQMPGDPFTGLITPETDPSVIEELREKAGLNDPWYVQYYNWIANAAQGDFGQSYTFKKPVADIIGDRGMNTLLLSLLSVILVYAIAIPLGVIAGRYQESIADKTIALYSFISYAIPTFVLALIFVFIFGYRLMWFPTSGTVDITLDKGTWEYYWSMFHHLLLPAITYAILGTTGIIQYLRTEIIDAKTMDYVKTARSKGIPMKKVYSRHIFRNSLLPIAAFLGFTITGLLGGSIFIETVFGYQGMGKLFIDSVLSRDYSVITALVMLYGFLALLGSLLSDIILSIVDPRIRID